The following proteins are co-located in the Bradyrhizobium sp. AZCC 2176 genome:
- the terL gene encoding phage terminase large subunit, whose protein sequence is MNTKLEAVLRGEIPRLAVFMPPGSAKSTYSSILFPPYVMANDPKAMFLAASHTSELAERWGRRVRNLIAENSTILGVSLKDDNQAAGRWAISGGGEYLAAGAGVGIAGFRAKYGLIDDPIRSRQDADSLAVRDKLWEWYLYDFRPRLIPDARQILIQTRWHDDDLAGRALNHEPWEVLELPALAKMNDALGREVDQPLWTDDDYGYGAQLLALRETTPPRVWSALYQQSPTPDEGDYFKEEWLKPRDILPSPQVLRCYGGSDYAVTADGGDYTVHVVVGIDHLNNMYLLDVWRGQKSSDVWIEAFCDLVAKYRPLEWAEEQGQIKSGVGPFLEKRMRQRRVYVTRRPFPTRGDKSVRARSIQGRMALDGLYYPKHAPWVPEWLAELLNFPASKHDDQVDAMGLVGQLLDIMVTGRVGKPQDMKLPDDGYRRRERNTIDHMTL, encoded by the coding sequence TTGAACACAAAGCTGGAAGCGGTGTTGCGCGGGGAAATCCCTCGCCTCGCGGTGTTCATGCCGCCCGGCTCGGCGAAATCGACCTATAGCTCGATCCTGTTTCCGCCCTACGTGATGGCGAACGATCCGAAGGCGATGTTTCTGGCAGCGTCGCACACTAGCGAGCTAGCCGAACGCTGGGGCCGGCGAGTCCGCAATCTGATCGCAGAAAATTCGACGATCCTGGGCGTCAGTCTGAAAGACGACAACCAGGCCGCCGGCCGCTGGGCGATCAGCGGTGGCGGCGAGTATCTGGCGGCCGGTGCCGGCGTCGGCATCGCCGGCTTTCGCGCCAAGTATGGCCTGATTGACGATCCGATCCGGTCGCGTCAGGACGCCGACAGCTTGGCGGTCCGTGACAAGCTTTGGGAATGGTATCTGTACGATTTCCGGCCTCGCTTAATTCCCGATGCCCGGCAGATTTTGATCCAGACTCGCTGGCATGACGACGATCTGGCCGGCCGTGCGCTCAATCATGAGCCCTGGGAAGTGTTGGAGCTTCCCGCGCTCGCCAAAATGAACGACGCGCTGGGCCGCGAAGTCGATCAGCCGCTGTGGACGGACGACGATTACGGTTATGGCGCGCAACTCTTGGCGCTGCGCGAAACGACGCCGCCGCGCGTGTGGTCCGCGCTCTATCAGCAGAGCCCGACGCCCGATGAAGGCGATTATTTCAAGGAAGAATGGTTGAAGCCGCGCGACATCCTTCCGTCGCCGCAGGTGCTGCGTTGCTATGGCGGATCAGACTACGCGGTGACCGCGGATGGCGGCGACTACACCGTTCACGTTGTCGTCGGCATCGATCATTTGAACAATATGTATCTGTTGGACGTGTGGCGCGGCCAAAAATCGTCCGATGTCTGGATCGAAGCGTTCTGCGATCTGGTCGCGAAATATCGCCCGCTAGAGTGGGCGGAAGAACAAGGGCAGATCAAGTCAGGCGTTGGTCCGTTTCTCGAAAAGCGGATGCGGCAGCGCCGGGTTTACGTCACGCGGCGACCATTCCCGACGCGCGGCGACAAGAGCGTGCGCGCTCGCTCGATCCAGGGCCGCATGGCGCTCGATGGGCTGTACTACCCGAAGCATGCGCCCTGGGTGCCGGAATGGCTGGCTGAATTGCTGAATTTCCCGGCATCGAAGCACGACGATCAGGTCGATGCCATGGGTTTGGTCGGGCAGTTGCTCGACATCATGGTGACCGGGCGCGTTGGAAAACCGCAAGACATGAAGCTTCCCGATGACGGCTATCGGCGCCGTGAACGCAACACGATCGACCATATGACCCTATGA
- a CDS encoding portal protein, whose protein sequence is MIDVDNGNEQPRYQAPSADRDSALIRRRQEFEDYATSKPREIDEQRMSWRYYHIDQWSAEQIKVLKKRHQPIITFDRTARKIDSLAGTIRRLRTDPKAYPNTPKGEQGAEVATQVIRTICDGSFVEDIEVECCKDALIHGIGVDELVMETGDKGDPDLRFEYVDPRTFFYDPRSMRHNFQDVKFHGVYKWADIDELDLLVEGASEKVKEVLDNDGGYWTAFDTDRETMWVDSRNRVRLIDHWYKSGSIWKWCLHTGNVELMSGDSPFRNERGMSISKYHAFAAMIDIDGDHYGFIRRLRGPQDAMNQHRSKAMHLMNTRQVKLKEGAVDDVEVTRREAARPDGTLVYRGDKNDLEILQPDQEFLQQTNYYNDAKTEIDTFGPNQQLIQEFGQNVSGRAANMLQQAGLAELGPVLKNFRMWKLGRYRAAWVAAQTHWTAERMLRVSGDENAFAFMQINGVGLNEFGMPVLVNMLGNIDVEIKVDEGPDTETIMGDIFDLLMALSQNNVPVPPAAIIEASYLPLSEKKKLIQMVSQPDPARVAAMEAQIGKTQAEAQKLGAEAGKAQTAALLNIAKAQTEGMPDGPPPPKTPLDVAEQIANINEKNATAAHKTATAENIRRQAMISPLKLLAENAQKNADRMVNSAHKNADRITESRHRNADRTAQRQQRNATPV, encoded by the coding sequence ATGATTGATGTAGACAACGGCAACGAGCAGCCACGCTATCAGGCACCATCCGCCGACCGGGACAGCGCGCTTATTCGCAGGCGGCAGGAATTCGAAGATTATGCGACCTCGAAGCCGCGCGAAATCGATGAACAGCGCATGTCATGGCGCTACTACCACATAGATCAGTGGAGCGCCGAACAGATCAAGGTGCTGAAAAAGCGCCATCAGCCAATCATCACGTTCGACCGCACCGCGCGCAAAATCGATAGCCTCGCCGGCACTATTCGCCGGCTGCGCACCGACCCGAAGGCCTATCCCAACACGCCAAAGGGCGAACAGGGCGCCGAAGTCGCGACCCAGGTTATCCGAACAATTTGTGATGGCTCGTTTGTCGAAGATATCGAAGTTGAATGCTGCAAAGACGCGCTGATCCACGGCATCGGCGTTGACGAGCTGGTGATGGAAACGGGCGACAAGGGCGACCCTGATCTGCGCTTCGAATATGTCGATCCGCGAACTTTTTTCTATGACCCGCGATCGATGCGGCACAACTTTCAGGACGTGAAATTCCACGGCGTCTACAAATGGGCCGACATTGACGAGTTGGATTTGCTGGTCGAAGGCGCGTCCGAAAAGGTCAAGGAAGTTCTCGACAATGACGGCGGCTATTGGACTGCGTTCGATACCGACCGCGAAACCATGTGGGTGGACAGCCGCAATCGCGTTCGCCTGATCGATCACTGGTACAAGTCCGGCTCGATCTGGAAGTGGTGCCTGCACACGGGCAACGTCGAATTGATGTCGGGAGACAGCCCGTTCCGCAACGAGCGCGGCATGTCGATTTCGAAATATCACGCGTTCGCCGCCATGATCGATATCGATGGCGATCACTACGGATTTATCCGGCGCTTGCGCGGTCCGCAGGATGCGATGAACCAGCATCGTTCCAAGGCGATGCATCTGATGAATACCCGCCAAGTCAAATTGAAGGAAGGCGCGGTTGACGACGTGGAAGTGACCCGCAGGGAAGCGGCGCGGCCTGACGGCACGCTGGTTTATCGCGGCGACAAGAACGATTTGGAAATCCTGCAACCCGATCAGGAGTTCTTGCAGCAAACCAACTATTACAACGACGCCAAGACCGAAATCGACACGTTCGGACCGAACCAGCAGTTGATCCAAGAATTCGGCCAGAACGTTTCCGGTCGCGCTGCCAACATGCTGCAACAGGCGGGCCTCGCGGAGTTGGGGCCGGTGTTGAAAAATTTTCGCATGTGGAAGCTGGGCCGCTATCGCGCCGCCTGGGTAGCTGCACAGACCCATTGGACGGCGGAACGCATGCTGCGCGTGTCCGGTGACGAGAACGCTTTCGCATTCATGCAGATCAACGGCGTTGGTTTGAACGAATTCGGCATGCCGGTTCTGGTCAACATGCTCGGCAACATCGATGTCGAAATCAAAGTTGATGAAGGTCCGGATACCGAAACCATCATGGGCGACATCTTCGATCTGTTGATGGCGCTGTCGCAGAACAACGTCCCGGTGCCGCCGGCTGCGATTATCGAGGCGTCCTATCTGCCGCTGTCGGAGAAGAAGAAGCTTATCCAAATGGTTTCGCAGCCCGACCCGGCGCGCGTTGCCGCGATGGAAGCGCAGATCGGCAAGACCCAGGCAGAAGCGCAGAAGCTTGGCGCCGAAGCCGGCAAGGCGCAGACCGCCGCATTGCTCAATATCGCCAAGGCGCAGACCGAAGGCATGCCCGATGGGCCGCCGCCACCCAAGACGCCGCTCGATGTCGCCGAACAGATTGCGAATATCAACGAAAAGAATGCGACGGCGGCGCACAAGACCGCCACGGCAGAAAACATCCGCCGGCAAGCAATGATTTCGCCTTTGAAGTTGCTTGCTGAGAATGCGCAGAAGAACGCCGATCGCATGGTGAATAGCGCGCACAAGAACGCCGATCGGATCACGGAAAGCCGCCACCGCAATGCCGATCGCACCGCGCAGCGGCAGCAGCGCAACGCGACGCCTGTTTAG
- a CDS encoding phage capsid family protein: protein MLTSNHVNNEVIKFRRQVISDFLRRSRFDPFMGEASTNIIVRLADLESDGKQINVPLVNQLTGDGVGAGTLRGNEEIIDSYGFPLWADWARNAVANNRASNKESSFNVRSTARELLRGWARRIVRDDLTDMLLSIPTASIQAGRLTTPGNRVNGVRWKDASTAQKNSWTVANYDRVLFGAALGNYSSTFATAVGNVDTAADRMSAAIGSLAKQLAKQSGVDPANPGAYNGRPKITPWEIEELDEEMYVCFVGDRAFKDLQNDPPMSLANRDARPRDVAANPIFTGGALQFDGVIYKNIPEITQRLLLKGIGGASVDVEPFFLCGQAAYAYATGQMPRPTTLEDGDYDFVTGLGIESQYGVAKVAKAPLTTANATAGDLVDWGVVTGFVAAPPAA from the coding sequence ATGCTTACGAGCAACCATGTCAACAATGAAGTCATAAAGTTTCGTCGTCAGGTTATCTCTGATTTCCTGCGACGGTCCCGCTTCGATCCCTTCATGGGCGAGGCATCCACCAACATCATCGTTCGTCTCGCTGACCTCGAAAGCGATGGCAAGCAGATCAACGTCCCGCTGGTCAACCAGTTGACCGGTGACGGCGTTGGCGCTGGTACGCTGCGCGGCAACGAGGAAATTATCGACAGCTACGGCTTTCCGCTGTGGGCAGACTGGGCTCGCAACGCTGTTGCGAACAACCGGGCTTCCAACAAGGAAAGTTCGTTCAACGTCCGCTCGACCGCGCGTGAGTTGCTGCGCGGCTGGGCACGCCGGATCGTCCGTGACGATCTGACGGACATGCTGTTGTCGATCCCGACCGCCAGCATCCAGGCGGGGCGTCTCACGACGCCGGGCAACCGGGTGAACGGTGTGCGGTGGAAGGACGCCAGCACGGCCCAGAAGAATTCTTGGACCGTGGCGAACTACGATCGCGTGCTGTTCGGCGCGGCGCTGGGCAACTATTCGTCCACGTTCGCAACCGCTGTCGGCAACGTCGATACGGCGGCCGATCGCATGTCGGCAGCGATCGGCTCGCTGGCGAAGCAGTTGGCGAAGCAGTCTGGCGTCGATCCAGCCAACCCCGGCGCCTACAACGGCCGGCCCAAGATTACCCCTTGGGAAATCGAGGAACTGGACGAGGAAATGTATGTCTGCTTCGTCGGCGATCGGGCGTTCAAAGACTTGCAGAACGATCCGCCAATGTCGCTGGCCAACCGCGACGCGCGTCCGCGCGACGTGGCCGCCAACCCGATCTTCACGGGTGGCGCTTTGCAGTTTGACGGGGTGATCTACAAGAACATCCCTGAAATCACGCAGCGCTTGCTGTTGAAGGGCATTGGCGGCGCCTCGGTCGATGTCGAACCGTTCTTCCTGTGCGGTCAGGCAGCATACGCCTATGCCACCGGCCAGATGCCGCGACCGACGACCCTGGAAGATGGCGACTACGATTTCGTCACCGGCCTGGGTATCGAGTCGCAGTACGGCGTCGCAAAGGTCGCCAAGGCGCCACTGACGACCGCAAACGCCACGGCCGGCGATCTGGTCGATTGGGGTGTCGTGACCGGCTTCGTTGCCGCGCCGCCCGCAGCGTAA
- a CDS encoding endo-1,4-beta-xylanase: MNLNATARAKGMMFGAAAAGAVLTDPDYAALYRQHCGIITTDTPMKWSTLHPTLEAMETPVWSQTDDLLAWAEANSIRVKGHCLIWNEYNPAWLWTNSTMAPNFGALTAPVTVDDAKRYFDQHITETMERYAGRIHIWDVVNEPIELSHGRADGMRAKLWMTVWGPKYVERAFVRAHAADPSAKLFLNEQSIERFNYENNRVKFLALIDRLLDAGVPLHGVGIESHLIMWAMVSHEGVLWLLGELYKRGLEVHVSELDIAHVGGSGLALPSTADAATVDAAVAAFARSYLDDVLSFPNVKAVMTWQLVDKYSWLYANHKRPLPFDMNYQPKPLAYAIEQALAGK; the protein is encoded by the coding sequence ATGAACCTCAATGCGACAGCGCGCGCAAAGGGAATGATGTTCGGCGCGGCGGCGGCGGGGGCCGTGCTGACTGATCCAGACTATGCCGCGCTCTATCGGCAGCATTGCGGAATCATCACGACCGACACGCCGATGAAGTGGAGCACGCTGCATCCAACGCTTGAAGCGATGGAAACCCCGGTATGGTCGCAGACCGATGATCTGCTTGCCTGGGCCGAAGCAAATTCGATCAGGGTCAAAGGCCACTGCCTGATCTGGAACGAATACAACCCGGCATGGCTTTGGACCAACAGCACCATGGCGCCGAATTTCGGAGCGTTGACCGCGCCTGTAACGGTCGATGACGCGAAGCGCTATTTCGATCAGCACATCACCGAAACGATGGAGCGCTACGCTGGGCGTATCCACATTTGGGATGTCGTCAACGAACCGATCGAACTATCACATGGTCGCGCCGATGGCATGCGGGCCAAGCTTTGGATGACGGTATGGGGTCCGAAGTATGTTGAGCGCGCTTTCGTGCGGGCACATGCGGCCGATCCATCGGCGAAGCTATTCCTCAATGAGCAATCTATTGAGCGCTTCAACTACGAGAACAATCGCGTCAAGTTTCTCGCGCTGATCGACCGCCTTCTCGACGCTGGCGTGCCCCTTCATGGCGTCGGCATCGAAAGCCATCTCATCATGTGGGCAATGGTTTCGCATGAAGGCGTTCTGTGGCTGCTCGGCGAGCTATATAAGCGCGGCCTGGAAGTTCACGTTTCCGAATTGGATATCGCGCACGTCGGCGGTAGCGGGCTCGCGCTGCCGTCTACAGCGGATGCCGCAACCGTTGACGCTGCCGTGGCCGCGTTCGCCCGTTCCTATCTCGATGACGTGCTTTCGTTTCCGAACGTGAAGGCAGTCATGACTTGGCAATTGGTCGATAAATATTCGTGGCTGTACGCGAACCACAAGCGACCGCTGCCGTTCGATATGAACTATCAGCCGAAGCCGCTCGCATATGCGATTGAGCAAGCGTTGGCTGGCAAATGA
- a CDS encoding SGNH/GDSL hydrolase family protein, translated as MRFVYAGFYILNNSGVETNPGNDQPIEIAVEWPGVGTVQVTFGGQNVGNITNGLAELVSDPIYPSAFGLPSFPANTQFWLRRRSTLLLNERNTKHGGAGGSGESTFYSDPAGGYASQLLGTGAMVQRAGGATASAELGPAAIIGRAVGSPDIAVGVIGDSLADGNNDTNIAGDGSAGGGWIARGLWNVNGRPVPWQKQTCGGSTVRNLVLGYAKRAVYWKYWTHCFLAYGTNDMAVAGRSGAEALADLMTATAALKAAGLRRVEIPLIPPRVTSTDSYATTANQTPVTNYQTGGTRRDALNDGIIASVGTGGLDDYFNPNPVFADSVALDRWAVNGSANYWTNDGVHLTAAACAAGAVPLNARIGTWV; from the coding sequence ATGCGCTTCGTCTATGCGGGCTTTTATATCCTCAACAACAGCGGCGTCGAAACCAACCCAGGCAACGATCAGCCAATCGAGATTGCCGTCGAATGGCCGGGCGTCGGCACGGTGCAGGTGACGTTCGGCGGGCAGAACGTTGGCAACATCACGAATGGTTTGGCCGAACTGGTATCGGACCCGATCTATCCGTCAGCATTCGGGCTGCCCAGCTTCCCCGCCAATACGCAATTCTGGCTACGTCGGCGCAGCACGTTGCTACTCAATGAGCGCAACACCAAGCACGGCGGCGCGGGCGGCTCGGGCGAGTCTACATTCTATTCGGACCCTGCGGGCGGCTATGCCTCGCAGCTTCTCGGGACCGGTGCCATGGTGCAGCGGGCGGGCGGCGCCACGGCATCGGCCGAACTCGGCCCTGCGGCGATCATCGGCCGTGCTGTAGGATCGCCTGACATCGCCGTGGGCGTCATTGGGGACAGCCTCGCGGACGGCAACAACGACACCAACATTGCCGGCGACGGCTCGGCGGGCGGCGGCTGGATCGCTCGCGGCCTATGGAATGTCAACGGTCGCCCCGTGCCATGGCAGAAGCAGACTTGTGGCGGCTCTACCGTGCGGAACCTCGTCCTGGGCTACGCCAAGCGGGCGGTCTACTGGAAATATTGGACGCACTGCTTTCTGGCCTATGGCACGAATGACATGGCGGTCGCCGGGCGCAGCGGGGCGGAAGCGCTGGCGGACCTCATGACGGCAACGGCGGCGCTCAAGGCCGCAGGGCTGCGGCGCGTCGAAATCCCGCTGATCCCGCCCAGGGTGACCAGCACGGACAGCTATGCCACGACTGCCAACCAGACTCCGGTCACCAACTACCAGACCGGCGGGACGCGCCGCGATGCGCTCAACGACGGGATCATTGCGAGCGTCGGGACCGGTGGCCTGGACGACTATTTCAACCCGAACCCGGTGTTTGCCGATAGCGTCGCGCTCGATCGGTGGGCGGTGAACGGCTCGGCGAACTACTGGACCAATGATGGCGTCCACCTTACGGCTGCGGCTTGCGCGGCCGGCGCCGTGCCGCTCAACGCTCGAATAGGGACGTGGGTTTAG
- a CDS encoding helix-turn-helix domain-containing protein, which produces MARRGVKVSARRGSNIDQEIGIRIRALRDDQKMSQEDLGKLLGVSFQQIQKYEKGTNRVSGGRLVKIAKALHTTPNELVGWEENGSLAADGKTFNLEAYRLSRTFERLPPDLLPPFRNLINTIIRDYE; this is translated from the coding sequence ATGGCACGTCGGGGCGTAAAGGTCAGCGCGAGGCGCGGCAGCAATATCGATCAGGAAATCGGTATTCGCATCCGCGCGCTTCGCGACGATCAGAAGATGTCGCAGGAGGATTTGGGGAAGCTGCTGGGGGTCAGCTTCCAACAAATCCAGAAATACGAGAAAGGCACCAACCGGGTTTCGGGCGGGCGGCTTGTGAAGATCGCGAAAGCGCTTCACACCACCCCCAACGAACTCGTTGGTTGGGAAGAGAACGGCTCACTGGCGGCGGACGGCAAGACGTTCAACCTTGAGGCCTATCGGCTGTCACGGACCTTTGAACGGCTGCCGCCCGATCTGCTGCCGCCTTTCCGCAACCTGATTAATACGATCATCAGGGACTACGAGTAG